GCGTTTGAATGTACAAAGAAGCTGGAAGGTAAACACATCATAATTGTGGATGACATTATCACAACAGGAAGTACATTAAATGCTTGTGCTCAGGTGTTGAAAAATAAGGGCGTTAAAAAGATCACAGCCGTTGCTCTGGCAACACCCATGGACATATTACAGAATAATCTTGAAAAAGAAATAATGAATTTAGATAGTTTTTAATACATCAAGCAGCTCAGTGTGAGCCTGCTTAATTTTCACTAAAATCTCTTTAGCGCCGTCCACGGATTTGTCCAAACCCATTTGTTCCAATTGTTTAAAATAAACAGAAATTTTATCGGCGCCTAAGTTTGAAGATGCGCCTTTCATTCCGTGAGCAACATGTCTTAATTGATCATAATCAGCAGATTCAAGAGCAGATTCAATATTGTTAAGCGTCGGACCCATTTCCTGTTTTGATCTTTGGGACACCCTAATAATTTTTAGTAATAATTCTATATAATTCCGCTTGTAAATCATCCATTTTTAATAACATTGATTTTGTACGTTTTGA
The Candidatus Atribacteria bacterium genome window above contains:
- a CDS encoding Hpt domain-containing protein → MIYKRNYIELLLKIIRVSQRSKQEMGPTLNNIESALESADYDQLRHVAHGMKGASSNLGADKISVYFKQLEQMGLDKSVDGAKEILVKIKQAHTELLDVLKTI